Proteins from a genomic interval of Luteibacter pinisoli:
- the aceE gene encoding pyruvate dehydrogenase (acetyl-transferring), homodimeric type, with translation MDQIDDVLNQDLDPTETREWVESLNAVINHDGTERAHYLLERMVDSTRRAGGYLPFDPTTEYVNTIPPHMEARSPGDAAMEWRIRSLIRWNALATVVRANRKPGDLGGHISSFASSATLYDVGFNHFWRAPSADHPGDLVFHQGHSAPGVYARSFLEGRLSEDQMDLFRMEVAGKGKGLSSYPHPYLMPDYWQVPTVSMGLGPIQAIYQAQFWKYLEHRGLIPKTDRKIWCFMGDGESDEPESLGAISLAGREGLDNLIFVINCNLQRLDGPVRGNGKIIQELEGVFRGAGWNAIKVVWGSYWDPLLARDTSGKLRQLMMETVDGEYQACKAFGGAYTREKFFGKYPETAALVANMSDDDIWRLNRGGHDPHKVYAAYHAAVNTKGMPTVVLAKTVKGYGMGAAGESQNPAHNQKKMDTDSIRAFRDRFNIPVTDDKLEEVPYYHPGKDSPEVEYMLERRRALGGSLPQRRRKADKAFTAPSLDAFEQITKGTGDREISTTMALVRGMNLMLRDKELGPRLVPIVADEARTFGMEGMFRQIGIYAPFGQKYRPQDADQLLYYREDQKGQVLQEGISEAGGMSAWLAAATSYSISNVAMLPFFIYYSMFGFQRIGDLCWAAGDMRARGFLIGGTSGRTTLNGEGLQHEDGHSHLLSGAIPNVVSYDPTFSYELAVVLQDGTRRMMQEQEDVYYYITVMNENYAHPDMPKGSEEGIIKGMYLFKDAGKAKKNEPRVQLLGSGTILREVIAAAELLEKDFGVSADIWSVPSFTEVRREGFDAERWNRLHPESTQRVPYITGLLSDRQGPAIAATDYVREFADQVRAFMPDGMRYTVLGTDGYGRSDTRANLRSHFEVDRYWIAHAALAALAKDGKVNAKDVSRAIKEYKLDMDKPNPMTV, from the coding sequence ATGGACCAGATCGACGATGTGCTGAACCAGGACCTCGACCCCACCGAAACCCGGGAATGGGTCGAATCGCTTAACGCGGTCATCAACCACGATGGCACGGAGCGCGCCCATTACCTGCTCGAGCGCATGGTCGATTCCACGCGTCGCGCCGGTGGCTACCTGCCGTTCGACCCGACCACCGAGTACGTGAACACCATTCCGCCGCACATGGAAGCGCGCAGCCCCGGCGACGCGGCGATGGAATGGCGTATCCGCTCGCTGATCCGCTGGAACGCGCTGGCCACCGTGGTCCGCGCCAACCGCAAGCCCGGCGACCTCGGCGGCCATATTTCGAGCTTCGCCTCGTCGGCCACCCTGTACGACGTCGGCTTCAACCACTTCTGGCGCGCCCCCAGCGCGGACCACCCGGGCGACCTGGTGTTCCACCAGGGCCATTCGGCACCGGGCGTCTACGCCCGTTCGTTCCTGGAAGGCCGCCTCAGCGAAGACCAGATGGACCTCTTCCGCATGGAAGTGGCCGGCAAGGGCAAGGGCCTGTCGTCCTACCCGCACCCGTACCTCATGCCGGATTACTGGCAGGTGCCGACCGTCTCGATGGGCCTGGGCCCGATCCAGGCGATCTACCAGGCGCAGTTCTGGAAGTACCTGGAGCACCGCGGCCTCATCCCGAAGACCGACCGGAAGATCTGGTGCTTCATGGGCGACGGCGAGTCGGACGAGCCGGAATCGCTCGGCGCCATCTCGCTGGCCGGCCGCGAAGGCCTGGACAACCTCATCTTCGTCATCAACTGCAACCTGCAGCGCCTCGACGGCCCGGTGCGCGGCAACGGCAAGATCATCCAGGAGCTGGAAGGCGTGTTCCGTGGCGCCGGCTGGAACGCCATCAAGGTGGTCTGGGGCAGCTACTGGGATCCGCTCCTCGCCCGCGACACCTCGGGCAAGCTGCGCCAGCTGATGATGGAAACCGTCGACGGCGAGTACCAGGCCTGCAAGGCCTTCGGTGGCGCCTACACGCGTGAAAAGTTCTTCGGCAAGTACCCGGAGACGGCCGCGCTCGTCGCCAACATGTCCGACGACGACATCTGGCGCCTGAACCGCGGTGGCCACGATCCGCACAAGGTGTACGCCGCATACCACGCTGCCGTGAACACCAAGGGCATGCCGACCGTTGTCCTCGCCAAGACGGTGAAGGGCTACGGCATGGGCGCCGCGGGTGAATCGCAGAACCCGGCGCACAACCAGAAGAAGATGGACACCGATTCGATCCGCGCTTTCCGCGATCGCTTCAATATCCCGGTGACCGACGACAAGCTCGAGGAAGTGCCGTACTACCACCCGGGCAAGGATTCGCCGGAAGTGGAGTACATGCTCGAGCGCCGCCGTGCGCTGGGTGGTTCGCTGCCGCAGCGTCGCCGCAAGGCCGACAAGGCTTTCACCGCGCCGTCGCTGGACGCCTTCGAGCAGATCACCAAGGGCACGGGCGATCGCGAGATCTCGACGACCATGGCGCTGGTCCGCGGCATGAACCTCATGCTGCGCGACAAGGAACTGGGCCCGCGCCTGGTGCCGATCGTCGCCGACGAAGCGCGCACCTTCGGCATGGAAGGCATGTTCCGCCAGATCGGTATCTACGCGCCGTTCGGCCAGAAGTACCGTCCGCAGGATGCCGACCAGCTGCTTTACTACCGTGAAGACCAGAAGGGCCAGGTGCTGCAGGAAGGCATCAGCGAAGCCGGTGGCATGAGCGCCTGGCTGGCGGCGGCCACCAGCTACAGCATCAGCAACGTGGCGATGCTGCCGTTCTTCATCTACTACTCGATGTTCGGCTTCCAGCGCATCGGCGACCTCTGCTGGGCCGCTGGCGACATGCGCGCGCGTGGCTTCCTCATCGGCGGTACCTCGGGCCGCACGACGCTCAACGGCGAAGGCCTGCAGCACGAAGACGGCCATTCGCACCTGCTCTCCGGCGCGATCCCGAACGTCGTCTCGTACGACCCGACCTTCTCCTACGAGCTGGCCGTCGTCCTCCAGGACGGTACGCGCCGGATGATGCAGGAGCAGGAAGACGTCTACTACTACATCACCGTGATGAACGAGAACTACGCCCACCCCGACATGCCCAAGGGCAGCGAGGAAGGCATCATCAAGGGCATGTACCTGTTCAAGGACGCGGGCAAGGCGAAGAAGAACGAGCCGCGCGTGCAGCTGCTGGGTTCGGGCACGATCCTGCGCGAAGTGATCGCGGCGGCTGAACTGCTCGAGAAGGACTTCGGCGTCAGCGCCGATATCTGGTCGGTGCCGAGCTTCACGGAAGTCCGTCGCGAAGGCTTCGATGCCGAGCGCTGGAACCGCCTGCACCCGGAATCGACCCAGCGCGTGCCGTACATCACCGGCCTGCTCAGCGATCGCCAGGGCCCGGCGATTGCCGCGACCGACTACGTGCGTGAGTTCGCCGACCAGGTGCGCGCGTTCATGCCGGACGGCATGCGCTACACGGTGCTGGGTACCGACGGCTACGGCCGCAGCGATACCCGCGCCAACCTGCGCAGCCATTTCGAAGTGGACCGTTACTGGATCGCCCACGCAGCCCTGGCCGCCCTCGCGAAGGACGGCAAGGTCAACGCGAAGGACGTCAGCCGCGCCATCAAGGAATACAAGCTCGACATGGACAAGCCCAACCCGATGACGGTCTGA
- a CDS encoding DUF4377 domain-containing protein gives MRLALLCTTVVALAACATTGDHHGSRERLVYIAAEKVPCSAGAMKTECLQYREQPNQPWQLNYAPVDNFDWKQGNEYLVKITEFEVKNPPADASRTRWRVEKIVEQHPVNDPPVP, from the coding sequence ATGCGCTTAGCCCTTCTTTGCACCACCGTCGTTGCACTCGCCGCCTGTGCGACCACCGGCGACCACCACGGCTCGCGCGAGCGCCTCGTTTACATCGCCGCCGAGAAAGTGCCCTGCAGCGCCGGCGCCATGAAAACCGAGTGCCTGCAGTACCGCGAGCAGCCGAACCAGCCCTGGCAGCTTAACTACGCGCCTGTCGATAACTTCGACTGGAAGCAGGGCAACGAGTACCTGGTGAAGATCACCGAGTTCGAGGTGAAGAACCCGCCGGCCGACGCCTCACGCACGCGCTGGCGCGTGGAGAAAATCGTGGAGCAGCATCCGGTGAATGATCCGCCGGTGCCGTGA